The Acinetobacter lwoffii genome has a segment encoding these proteins:
- a CDS encoding H-NS histone family protein, whose protein sequence is MEVENLSKDQLEDLIKKAQNQIVVVENKKLDDGYLKMFEIAKELGLTILELNEHGENRKLNKKPVVKADPKYRNPNNHKEVWAGRGKRPSWLNREIESGKTLESFLIV, encoded by the coding sequence ATGGAAGTTGAAAACCTAAGTAAAGACCAGTTAGAAGACCTAATTAAAAAGGCACAAAACCAAATTGTTGTAGTAGAGAATAAGAAACTTGATGACGGTTATCTCAAAATGTTTGAGATCGCAAAAGAATTAGGCTTAACTATTCTTGAATTAAATGAGCACGGCGAAAATCGTAAATTAAATAAAAAGCCAGTGGTTAAAGCAGATCCTAAATATCGCAACCCGAATAACCACAAAGAAGTGTGGGCCGGTCGTGGTAAACGTCCATCCTGGTTAAATCGTGAGATTGAATCTGGAAAAACATTAGAAAGTTTTCTTATCGTATAA
- a CDS encoding SprT-like domain-containing protein produces MNIKNRTTLQFYEELQLVYDRFNERLFKNELPDCLITLQRINKNTGYWSENRFASTEDDTAYTHELALNPDYFGTQPLLNIFKCYAHEMCHMKQSIFGEPSKRSYHNAEFAAFMLEIGLIMTDDGTKEGRTTGEKMTEIVVPDGLFIQVCNELVDEGRIIKWYDKYAPKTISSLEMIQEQVQLLESIPTASPKLFHIALLGNEINSALKSPKKEKPVAEPSKAQDSLTGYAIPTSDEEEEPTPTTMNPFDVAIGLIDISNTGANLGGYYPTAFDEDPLDDDDKPIPEPKVVKLYKGEQPNGDDNEFIVLKETMIGGTLYQELGLANFEEPEPEPKKQTRASFACPECGRGATCSPTFRLSCTECEVELVPSKSIDKSQVKKNKKAAKADQGDAE; encoded by the coding sequence ATGAACATAAAGAATAGAACTACGTTGCAGTTTTATGAAGAACTGCAGTTGGTGTATGACCGTTTCAATGAAAGGCTATTCAAAAATGAATTACCAGATTGTTTGATTACGCTTCAACGTATCAACAAAAATACCGGTTATTGGTCTGAGAATAGATTTGCTTCGACAGAAGATGATACGGCGTATACGCACGAACTGGCCCTTAACCCTGATTACTTTGGCACCCAACCATTGCTTAACATTTTTAAATGCTATGCACATGAGATGTGTCATATGAAACAAAGCATTTTTGGTGAGCCATCTAAACGCTCATATCACAATGCTGAGTTTGCGGCATTTATGCTTGAGATCGGTTTGATTATGACTGATGACGGCACAAAAGAAGGTCGCACGACAGGCGAGAAGATGACCGAAATCGTTGTACCTGATGGCTTGTTTATTCAAGTGTGCAATGAGCTAGTCGATGAAGGGCGTATCATCAAATGGTATGACAAGTACGCACCCAAAACGATTTCAAGTCTTGAAATGATTCAAGAGCAAGTGCAGTTGTTGGAGTCCATTCCGACTGCTTCTCCAAAGCTATTTCATATTGCCTTACTTGGCAATGAAATCAATTCAGCTTTGAAATCACCTAAAAAAGAGAAGCCAGTTGCCGAACCGTCAAAAGCACAAGATTCCCTCACTGGATATGCCATCCCAACAAGTGATGAAGAAGAGGAACCGACTCCCACTACAATGAATCCCTTTGATGTAGCGATCGGACTAATCGACATATCAAATACCGGTGCAAACCTTGGCGGTTATTATCCAACGGCTTTTGATGAAGATCCGTTAGATGATGACGACAAACCAATACCAGAACCTAAGGTTGTTAAACTTTATAAGGGTGAACAACCAAACGGCGATGATAACGAGTTTATTGTACTCAAAGAAACTATGATCGGTGGAACACTCTATCAAGAGCTTGGTTTAGCCAATTTTGAAGAGCCTGAGCCTGAGCCTAAGAAACAGACTAGGGCATCTTTTGCGTGTCCTGAGTGTGGCCGTGGTGCAACGTGTAGTCCTACTTTTAGATTATCGTGTACTGAATGTGAAGTTGAACTGGTACCATCAAAATCCATTGATAAAAGCCAGGTGAAGAAAAACAAAAAGGCTGCTAAAGCTGACCAAGGGGATGCAGAATGA
- a CDS encoding transglycosylase SLT domain-containing protein: protein MLLKPTLFATLLGSSVAYAQLPQSSKALGAYANHVNSNGSSTPYRPFQVMTNTQQETAPAKPRGFTSRYLGVKYTPKKTEETPTSTERTAVAQNRPQPSGQQAPAPQQQPVRQNIRPVTYTYPTTQYNQASVSYDQTVPGRVATLSCVIHAARSEGVPLYVLLGIHSKERGTNGQTVQNKNLSLDMGQFQINTIHFKRGGMFESYNSHYVRTDGCLNARLAAKILRNRLATKPSTDFWVRAAAYHSWTPSFNAIYRNGTAKQPGLVAYALQWKNWLERKGINPN from the coding sequence ATGCTGTTAAAACCAACGCTATTTGCGACTCTATTAGGATCAAGCGTTGCTTATGCTCAATTGCCTCAAAGTTCTAAGGCTCTAGGTGCATATGCAAACCATGTCAATTCTAATGGATCAAGTACACCATATCGACCATTTCAGGTCATGACCAACACTCAGCAAGAAACGGCGCCAGCAAAGCCAAGAGGCTTTACGAGTCGTTACCTGGGCGTGAAGTACACACCGAAAAAAACTGAAGAAACTCCGACTAGCACTGAGCGCACGGCAGTTGCACAAAATAGACCACAACCTAGTGGCCAGCAAGCACCAGCACCACAACAACAACCCGTTCGCCAGAATATCCGTCCTGTTACTTATACCTATCCAACTACGCAATACAATCAAGCGAGTGTATCTTACGATCAAACCGTACCGGGTAGAGTCGCTACTTTGAGTTGTGTTATTCATGCTGCGCGGTCAGAAGGTGTTCCGCTGTATGTTTTATTGGGTATACATAGCAAAGAGCGTGGTACCAATGGACAAACAGTGCAAAACAAAAACCTTTCATTGGATATGGGGCAATTCCAAATCAATACCATACACTTTAAACGTGGCGGTATGTTTGAAAGTTATAATAGCCATTATGTGCGTACTGATGGATGTCTGAATGCGCGACTTGCAGCCAAGATCTTGCGAAATCGATTAGCCACAAAACCGTCAACCGATTTTTGGGTTAGAGCAGCTGCTTACCATTCATGGACGCCATCTTTTAATGCGATATATCGCAATGGCACGGCGAAACAACCTGGTTTAGTTGCGTATGCACTTCAATGGAAAAACTGGCT
- a CDS encoding type I-E CRISPR-associated protein Cas6/Cse3/CasE: MSLNNIKLTANCFALTHPENEKNLFKYIFREMFKRNKVETFCSAKVIFFTDGKHIYLRTCVSDVKIPMAKEYIEISHGQQITGKIMVPLNRECSFNRQEIEEYISVHGEKPKGNSGKKRKNLTGDEAAEFTKNALSSKGLLDVTIIEQQCGPQLSILNIPVQTIDISFSATVGDLELFKTAWLNGIGRDKTYGFGMIRLDGTLFTPPCNNSAHA; the protein is encoded by the coding sequence ATGAGTCTGAATAACATAAAACTAACAGCCAATTGTTTTGCCCTTACACATCCTGAAAATGAAAAGAACTTGTTCAAGTACATTTTTAGAGAAATGTTTAAACGAAATAAGGTCGAGACATTCTGTTCCGCAAAAGTCATATTTTTTACAGATGGCAAGCACATCTATTTAAGAACGTGCGTATCGGACGTCAAAATCCCAATGGCCAAAGAATACATTGAAATTTCGCACGGTCAGCAAATCACTGGAAAAATCATGGTTCCTCTTAACCGTGAATGTAGCTTTAACCGCCAAGAAATTGAAGAATACATTTCGGTCCACGGCGAAAAACCCAAAGGCAATTCAGGTAAGAAGCGTAAAAATCTAACTGGAGATGAAGCAGCCGAATTCACCAAAAACGCTCTTAGTAGCAAAGGTCTATTGGATGTCACTATAATTGAGCAACAATGTGGACCACAGCTCAGCATTTTGAATATTCCAGTCCAGACCATAGATATTTCATTTAGTGCGACTGTTGGTGATTTAGAGCTATTTAAAACAGCATGGCTCAATGGTATTGGTCGTGATAAAACCTACGGCTTTGGAATGATCCGCTTAGATGGTACTTTGTTTACACCGCCTTGTAATAATAGTGCTCACGCCTAA
- a CDS encoding TraX family protein has protein sequence MVHLQEAVISQSAVRDRNRALDLLKWIAIVTMVIDHASILFPQYNLLLRTIGRWAFPIFCIMLAFNLNQAISKKKTHTLKNYFKNLALFCVLSEVPYQLFNQEPFTTLNVMPTLLLGFLLVVLGESKHKYATLQFVSLLVVITLLSNFIMYSVWGVLLIVFLYLFFKTTNVHSKKYFLMISVLLTSLANIFNWLIGGYYTDMTTYSLAFSFAVSSAIATCIGAQFLLKGQHMNIPFELPPVGKWAYWFYPVHLVIIWILFKFA, from the coding sequence ATGGTTCATCTACAAGAAGCTGTAATTAGCCAAAGCGCCGTGCGAGATCGCAATAGAGCCTTGGATCTATTGAAGTGGATTGCGATTGTGACCATGGTTATTGACCACGCATCAATATTATTTCCTCAATATAATCTGTTGTTGAGGACGATTGGCCGTTGGGCTTTTCCTATTTTTTGTATCATGCTTGCATTCAATTTGAACCAAGCTATTTCTAAAAAGAAAACCCATACATTAAAAAACTATTTTAAAAATTTGGCGTTGTTTTGTGTGCTATCAGAAGTACCGTATCAACTATTCAACCAAGAGCCATTTACAACTCTGAACGTCATGCCTACGTTGCTTTTAGGATTTTTGCTTGTTGTATTAGGGGAATCTAAACATAAATATGCAACGCTGCAGTTTGTCTCTCTGTTAGTCGTGATCACATTGCTATCTAATTTTATTATGTATAGCGTGTGGGGCGTTTTATTAATTGTATTCCTGTATTTATTCTTTAAAACAACCAACGTTCATTCTAAGAAATACTTTTTAATGATCAGCGTCTTGCTCACTTCATTGGCCAACATTTTCAACTGGTTGATTGGTGGCTACTATACGGATATGACTACATATTCTTTGGCATTCTCATTTGCTGTCAGTAGCGCCATTGCAACGTGTATTGGTGCACAATTCCTACTGAAAGGACAGCACATGAATATACCTTTTGAATTACCGCCAGTGGGGAAGTGGGCGTACTGGTTCTATCCAGTACATCTCGTCATCATTTGGATTCTTTTTAAATTTGCATAA
- a CDS encoding SNF2-related protein has protein sequence MYKSYGTISRQEKNWHIECEPHVKTRLKRVFPKVSQHASKFIELSDTPSNCHDLLWFIERYPMRVDDLKYMKAQSKAYVSLKEDILDVMDYKRPIKTFDLAVPPYEYQRAAADLLLNVKGLLLGDDLGLGKTASGICPMILPESLPALFVTMTHLPMQIKNEIERFAPHLKCHILKKASPYPLHKEGEAAPDVIITSYSKLNGWAEYLAGKIKYVVFDEIQELRTGYTSQKYSAAKLISDQAELRLGLSATPIYNYGDEFYNIIEILRPDSLGTATEFAREWCSHEKRINDPKAFGMFLRDEGLMLRRTRADVNRELPPVQIIPQYVESDPKVLDQIKGKAMELAKVILSSTQEFQGQKLRATEEFNIMMRQATGIAKAPYVAEFVRMLVESGESVMLYGWHRDVYNIWLERLAEFNPVMYTGTEGPAAKERSKQAFLNDESKVFISSLRSSAGLDGLQYHSKCKTFVFGELDWSPGVHDQCIGRLDRDGQIKQISAYYLLADSGSDPIISDVLGIKKGQLEGVKNPNGELFEHLITDGGGIKRLAEHILNKKVA, from the coding sequence ATGTATAAATCTTACGGCACCATTTCTCGTCAAGAAAAAAACTGGCACATTGAATGTGAACCACATGTTAAAACACGACTTAAGCGTGTATTCCCAAAAGTCAGCCAACATGCATCAAAATTTATTGAGTTAAGCGATACGCCGTCTAATTGTCACGACCTACTTTGGTTTATTGAACGTTATCCAATGCGTGTTGATGATCTTAAATACATGAAAGCGCAATCTAAGGCTTATGTGTCGCTAAAAGAAGATATTTTGGATGTGATGGACTATAAACGTCCGATCAAAACATTTGATCTTGCCGTGCCTCCATATGAGTATCAAAGAGCAGCTGCAGATCTACTACTTAATGTTAAAGGTTTGCTCTTGGGGGATGATTTGGGCCTTGGCAAAACAGCGAGTGGAATATGTCCGATGATTCTACCTGAATCGCTCCCGGCGCTTTTTGTGACAATGACACATCTTCCAATGCAAATTAAGAATGAAATTGAACGCTTTGCTCCGCACCTAAAATGTCACATCCTAAAGAAAGCATCGCCTTATCCATTGCACAAAGAGGGTGAAGCAGCACCCGATGTCATTATCACCAGTTATTCAAAGTTGAACGGTTGGGCTGAATATCTTGCCGGAAAGATTAAGTACGTAGTGTTTGACGAGATCCAAGAGTTACGGACTGGCTATACATCGCAAAAGTATTCCGCTGCTAAACTCATTAGTGACCAAGCTGAATTACGCCTCGGTCTATCAGCTACACCGATTTATAACTACGGTGATGAATTCTACAACATCATTGAAATATTGCGTCCAGATAGCTTAGGTACCGCTACCGAATTCGCTCGTGAGTGGTGTTCACACGAAAAACGTATTAATGATCCTAAAGCGTTTGGGATGTTTTTACGTGATGAAGGTCTAATGTTGCGCCGTACTCGAGCAGATGTAAATCGAGAGTTACCGCCAGTACAAATCATCCCTCAATATGTCGAAAGCGATCCTAAAGTACTGGATCAAATTAAGGGCAAGGCAATGGAACTGGCAAAAGTAATTTTAAGCTCTACTCAAGAATTCCAAGGGCAAAAGCTTCGTGCGACAGAAGAATTCAATATTATGATGCGCCAAGCAACAGGTATCGCCAAAGCGCCGTATGTCGCTGAGTTCGTGCGTATGCTTGTTGAGTCTGGTGAATCAGTCATGCTTTATGGTTGGCATCGAGATGTGTACAACATTTGGCTAGAACGCTTGGCTGAATTCAATCCTGTTATGTATACAGGTACGGAAGGACCTGCAGCTAAGGAACGATCTAAACAAGCATTCTTGAATGATGAAAGTAAAGTCTTCATTAGTTCATTACGTTCATCTGCCGGGCTTGATGGCTTGCAGTACCACTCAAAATGCAAAACATTTGTGTTTGGTGAGTTGGATTGGTCGCCTGGTGTTCATGATCAATGTATTGGTCGCTTAGACCGTGACGGTCAAATCAAACAGATCTCGGCATATTACTTGTTGGCTGATTCGGGTTCAGATCCAATTATTTCTGATGTCTTAGGCATCAAAAAAGGCCAGTTGGAAGGAGTTAAAAACCCGAATGGCGAATTATTTGAACATTTAATTACGGACGGTGGCGGTATCAAGCGCTTAGCCGAACACATACTGAATAAGAAGGTAGCTTAA